The proteins below come from a single Xiphophorus hellerii strain 12219 chromosome 14, Xiphophorus_hellerii-4.1, whole genome shotgun sequence genomic window:
- the LOC116732140 gene encoding uncharacterized protein LOC116732140, producing the protein MSDDDHASDIDYIPNSESAEADEDSDVSIPLQPIKSKVGQIQGNPTIPDLTSFLPDSSSVVEPCTSNYWPPFHIDDMGDGTFETFSPAKSTKDSNNKPKSQKELHKQESSQHILSAKNYCFVCGRPQTKISRHLKTHKTHAEIAYAFSLPEDSKERNVLLEKMRNKGNFKHNCEVLQSGKGSLKVKRKPKAKTGTFIHCMYCQGMYIRKELWRHVQRCPCKPQNEDLNQGHGRTKVLGFAMAQESAFCQEISSGVWKLLGPMKQDDVATVVRNDLTIIQFAQSLYNRHGQDPTKYEYIRQKLREIGRLLICLRSEFSIHNLEEAVKPANFQRVVQAVKIVCGFDEEKHSYQTPSLALKLGHTLQKISDIIHCRALMAEDEELIKSTDTFKKLYTSKWSELVSHTALNTLSHAKYNKPLTLPFTEDVQSLHRYLKKSGENAFSNLKEEVSPQNYAELAKVTLAQVIVFNRRRAGEVSKMRLRGFQQRDDSKLHEDVAAGLSKVEKRLCSYFSRVEIIGKRGRKVAVLLSPDVVDALTLLVSKREQCGVCSTNIFLFARPRSQSHYRGQDCLRVYGSQCGAKHPEFLRSTQLRKHVATLSQVLNLKNNEIDQVADFLGHDIRVHREFYRLPVPTTQLAKISKLLLSMEKGHVSTLQGKSLDDIEIEDEIELSEDEEKEDLSDLDDCDSVEPEEPVETVESVEPEEPVEPVEPVEPEQSKNIDDLLGAVSSTAEETVPPVEGKSSFLMSLCFDPSYI; encoded by the exons ATGTCAGACGATGACCATGCATCTGATATTGACTACATACCAAATTCAGAATCTGCAGAAGCTGATGAAGACTCAGATGTTAGCATCCCTCTTCAGCCCATCAAGTCTAAAGTTGGACAAATTCAAGGAAACCCAACAATACCCGATCTCACTTCATTCTTGCCAGACTCAAGTTCTGTGGTTGAACCTTGCACATCAAATTACTGGCCTCCTTTTCACATAGATGATATGGGTGATGGCACATTCGAAACATTCAGCCCAGCCAAGTCTACCAAAGACTcaaacaataaaccaaaaagTCAAAAGGAGCTTCACAAACAGGAATCCTCACAGCATATTTTGAGTGCTAAGAACTACTGCTTTGTATGTGGTAGGCCACAGACCAAAATTTCACGCCATTTAAAAACCCACAAGACACATGCTGAAATTGCTTATGCCTTTTCCCTTCCGGAAGACTCAAAAGAGCGCAATGTTCTtctagaaaaaatgagaaacaaggGGAACTTCAAACATAACTGTGAGGTTTTACAAAGTGGGAAAGGATCGTTGAAAGTTAAGAGAAAGCCAAAAGCAAAGACTGGAACATTTATACATTGTATGTACTGCCAAGGTATGTACATTCGAAAGGAACTATGGAGACATGTCCAAAGATGCCCCTGTAAGCCACAAAATGAAGATTTGAACCAAGGACATGGAAGAACCAAAGTACTGGGTTTTGCTATGGCTCAAGAGTCTGCATTCTGTCAAGAGATTTCAAGTGGGGTTTGGAAGCTCCTTGGTCCCATGAAGCAGGATGATGTAGCCACAGTTGTGAGAAATGACCTGACCATTATTCAGTTTGCCCAGTCTCTCTACAACAGACATGGACAAGACCCTACTAAGTATGAGTACATCCGACAGAAGCTCCGTGAAATTGGACGTCTGTTAATATGTCTACGGTCTGAATTCTCTATACATAACTTGGAGGAAGCTGTGAAACCTGCTAACTTCCAAAGAGTTGTCCAGGCAGTAAAGATTGTCTGCGGTTTtgatgaagaaaagcattcaTACCAAACACCAAGTCTTGCACTAAAACTGGGACATACACTACAGAAAATCAGTGACATTATCCATTGCCGAGCGCTCATGGCAGAAGATGAAGAACTGATTAAGTCAACAGACACTTTCAAAAAGCTGTATACATCCAAGTGGTCTGAGTTAGTGTCACATACTGCCTTGAACACTCTGAGTCATGCCAAATATAATAAGCCATTAACCTTACCATTCACAGAAGATGTTCAGAGTCTTCATAGGTACCTTAAGAAATCTggagaaaatgcattttctaaCTTGAAAGAAGAGGTCAGCCCCCAGAATTATGCAGAACTTGCAAAAGTTACTCTTGCACAGGTCATTGTGTTCAATCGAAGACGAGCTGGAGAAGTCTCAAAGATGCGTCTCAGAGGTTTCCAGCAGAGAGATGACTCCAAGCTCCATGAAGATGTTGCTGCTGGATTGTCCAAGGTTGAAAAAAGGCTCTGTAGCTACTTCAGTCGTGTTGAAATAATTGGAAAAAGAGGTCGAAAAGTTGCGGTTCTCCTTTCTCCAGATGTGGTGGATGCTCTGACTCTGCTGGTCAGCAAAAGAGAGCAATGTGGTGTTTGCTCCACAAACATCTTTCTTTTTGCCCGACCAAGATCTCAAAGTCACTACAGGGGCCAAGACTGTTTGCGTGTTTATGGAAGCCAATGTGGGGCGAAGCATCCCGAGTTCCTCAGGTCCACGCAACTCAGGAAGCATGTTGCCACATTGTCACAAGTCCTCAAtctcaaaaataatgaaattgaCCAGGTGGCTGACTTCCTGGGACATGACATTCGTGTCCACAGGGAATTTTATCGCTTACCTGTGCCAACAACACAACTGGCAAAGATTTCTAAGCTTCTTTTGTCCATGGAGAAAGGACACGTATCCACCCTGCAAGGAAAATCCCTTGATGACATCGAAATCGAAG ATGAAATAGAACTAAGTGAGGATGAAGAAAAGGAagatttaagtgacttggaTGACTGCGATTCTGTGGAACCTGAGGAACCCGTGGAAACCGTGGAATCTGTGGAACCTGAGGAACCTGTGGAACCTGTGGAACCTGTGGAACCTGAGCAAAGCAAGAATATTGATGATTTGT TGGGAGCAGTGTCATCGACAGCAGAGGAAACTGTCCCTCCTGTTGAAGGCAAGTCAAGTTTCCTTATGAGTCTGTGTTTTGATCCTAGCTACATTTAG
- the LOC116733198 gene encoding uncharacterized protein LOC116733198, with protein MVLTCIYFLFQIRAENDQDQMITSVPNETDPVLDSLPIKELEKEMSQSPDCPRTTSSAGNTEQITAENDQDQMTTSVPNETDPVLDSLPINSEELEEEMSQSPDCPRTTSSAGNTEQITAENDQDQMTTSVPNETHPVLDSLPINSEELEEEMSQSPDCPRTTSSAGNTEQITAENDQDQMTTSVPNETDPVLDSLPINSEELEKEMTQSPDCPRTTSSAGNTEQCQKHHLMCTTVSSLEKCTQCFGPCASFKWVGYQCKGKIFS; from the exons ATGGTGTtgacttgtatttattttctgtttcagatcagAGCTGAAAATGACCAGGATCAGATGATAACCAGTGTCCCAAACGAGACAGATCCAGTCCTGGATTCACTCCCCATCAAG GAATTGGAGAAAGAAATGTCCCAAAGTCCTGACTGTCCTCGTACAACTTCTTCAGCTGGCAACACAGAACAG atcacAGCTGAAAATGATCAGGATCAGATGACAACCAGTGTCCCAAATGAGACAGACCCTGTCCTGGATTCACTCCCCATCAATTCAGAG GAATTGGAGGAAGAAATGTCCCAAAGTCCTGACTGTCCTCGTACAACTTCTTCAGCTGGCAACACAGAACAG atcacAGCTGAAAATGATCAGGATCAGATGACAACCAGTGTCCCAAATGAGACACACCCTGTCCTGGATTCACTCCCCATCAATTCAGAG GAATTGGAGGAAGAAATGTCCCAAAGTCCTGACTGTCCTCGTACAACTTCTTCAGCTGGCAACACAGAACAG atcacAGCTGAAAATGATCAGGATCAGATGACAACCAGTGTCCCAAATGAGACAGACCCTGTCCTGGATTCACTCCCCATCAATTCAGAG GAATTGGAGAAAGAAATGACCCAAAGTCCTGACTGTCCTCGTACAACTTCTTCAGCTGGCAACACAGAACAG TGTCAAAAACATCACTTGATGTGCACAACAGTATCCTCTTTGGAGAAGTGTACTCAGTGTTTTGGACCTTGTGCTTCATTCAAGTGGGTTGGCTACCAGTGCAAAGGTAAGATATTTAGTTAA